A window of the Serratia sarumanii genome harbors these coding sequences:
- a CDS encoding CoA pyrophosphatase codes for MIPSNSPASLHAFISRFQLQLPQAAQISHNVRPAAVLIPIVCRAEPTLLLTRRADSLRKHAGQVAFPGGKTDAEDGSAIVTALREAQEEVAIPPHAVTVLGQMAPLDSSTGFQVTPIVGLIPPDVQFRANEGEVADVFEMPLREALTLSRYYPLDIHRAGRTHRIYLSWYHSQFIWGLTAAIIRRLAQQVSI; via the coding sequence GTGATCCCATCGAACTCACCGGCCTCGCTGCACGCCTTTATCAGCCGTTTTCAACTGCAGCTGCCGCAGGCGGCGCAGATCTCGCACAATGTGCGCCCGGCGGCGGTGCTTATCCCGATCGTCTGCCGCGCCGAGCCGACGCTGCTGTTGACCCGCCGCGCTGACTCGCTGCGCAAACATGCCGGCCAGGTGGCCTTCCCCGGCGGCAAGACCGACGCCGAAGACGGATCGGCGATCGTCACGGCGCTGCGGGAAGCGCAGGAAGAAGTGGCGATACCGCCGCACGCGGTGACCGTCCTCGGCCAAATGGCGCCGCTCGACAGCAGCACCGGATTTCAGGTCACGCCTATCGTCGGCCTGATCCCGCCGGACGTGCAGTTCCGCGCCAACGAGGGCGAAGTGGCGGACGTGTTCGAGATGCCCCTGCGGGAAGCATTGACCCTGTCGCGTTACTACCCGCTGGATATTCACCGCGCCGGCCGCACGCACCGCATTTATCTCTCCTGGTATCACAGCCAGTTTATCTGGGGGCTGACCGCCGCCATCATTCGCCGCCTGGCGCAACAGGTCAGTATTTAG
- the sdaA gene encoding L-serine ammonia-lyase has translation MISVFDMFKIGIGPSSSHTVGPMKAGKQFVDDLVNKGLMPSITRVAVDVYGSLSLTGKGHHTDIAIILGLAGNMPDNVDIDSIPGFIRDVEQRQRLMLANGLHEVDFPRDGGMVFRSDNLPLHENGMQIHAFAGDKEVYSKTYYSIGGGFIVDEENFGKDAEQELQMPYPFNSAREMLDHCRETGLSLSGMVMQNELALHSKQEIETYFGNVWQTMRACIDRGLNTEGVLPGPLRVPRRASALRRMLVASDKLSSDPMNVIDWVNMFALAVNEENAAGGRVVTAPTNGACGIVPAVLAYYDHFIESVSPDIYIRYFMAAGAIGALYKMNASISGAEVGCQGEVGVACSMAAAGLAELLGGSPEQVCVAAEIGMEHNLGLTCDPVAGQVQVPCIERNAIASVKAINAARMALRRTSEPRVSLDKVIETMYETGKDMNAKYRETSRGGLAIKVQCD, from the coding sequence GTGATTAGCGTTTTCGACATGTTTAAGATCGGCATCGGCCCGTCCAGCTCTCATACGGTTGGACCGATGAAAGCCGGCAAACAGTTTGTCGACGATCTGGTAAATAAAGGCCTGATGCCTTCTATCACGCGTGTTGCCGTAGACGTTTACGGCTCACTCTCATTGACCGGAAAAGGTCACCATACCGATATCGCCATCATTCTCGGCCTGGCCGGCAACATGCCGGACAACGTCGATATCGATAGCATTCCGGGTTTTATTCGCGATGTAGAACAACGTCAACGCCTGATGCTGGCCAACGGCCTGCATGAAGTCGATTTCCCGCGCGACGGCGGCATGGTCTTCCGCAGCGACAACCTGCCGCTGCATGAAAACGGCATGCAGATCCACGCCTTCGCCGGCGATAAAGAAGTGTACAGCAAGACCTATTACTCTATCGGCGGCGGTTTCATCGTCGACGAGGAGAACTTCGGTAAGGACGCCGAGCAAGAGCTGCAAATGCCCTATCCGTTCAACTCCGCGCGCGAAATGCTCGATCACTGCCGCGAGACCGGGCTGTCGCTGTCCGGCATGGTGATGCAGAACGAACTGGCGCTGCACAGCAAGCAAGAGATCGAGACCTACTTCGGCAACGTCTGGCAGACCATGCGCGCCTGTATCGATCGCGGTCTGAACACCGAAGGCGTGCTGCCGGGGCCGCTGCGCGTGCCGCGCCGTGCCTCCGCGCTGCGCCGCATGCTGGTGGCGTCGGACAAACTGTCCAGCGATCCGATGAACGTGATCGACTGGGTCAACATGTTCGCGCTGGCGGTTAACGAAGAAAACGCCGCCGGCGGCCGCGTGGTTACCGCGCCGACCAACGGCGCCTGCGGCATCGTGCCTGCGGTACTGGCTTACTACGATCACTTCATCGAGTCCGTCAGCCCGGACATCTACATCCGCTACTTTATGGCGGCGGGCGCCATCGGCGCGTTGTACAAGATGAACGCCTCCATTTCCGGCGCCGAAGTCGGCTGCCAGGGTGAAGTCGGCGTAGCCTGCTCCATGGCGGCGGCCGGCCTGGCCGAACTGCTGGGCGGCAGCCCTGAACAGGTGTGCGTGGCGGCGGAGATCGGCATGGAACACAACCTGGGTCTGACCTGTGACCCGGTCGCCGGCCAGGTGCAGGTGCCGTGCATCGAGCGCAACGCCATCGCCTCGGTCAAGGCGATCAACGCCGCCCGCATGGCCCTGCGCCGCACCAGCGAGCCGCGCGTTTCGCTGGATAAGGTGATCGAGACCATGTACGAAACCGGCAAAGACATGAACGCCAAGTACCGCGAAACGTCACGCGGCGGCCTGGCAATCAAGGTGCAATGCGACTGA
- a CDS encoding EAL domain-containing protein — MLMTHLAASRYRYYRWLLAGAVGAAILLVSLYTRYYQEVKSIELSQHTLATRTVGKLNQLLTPAQLQAERSMDMLNQSCENVSSTLRFRAAQNQALRAMLLVKNGIIYCSSLFGARHYQLAAVMPSFVNSDARLALRPSLAVSKGLPTLVLWTPSPRDKTSGVLHVFNIELLSNFLLEPQEPYVQRVVLNVADSSLEYGRREILSRDTLTNDLRYTAGSALYPFSISLFGPQIGMLALSALPRHIPLALLISLLAAYVVYLLTANRMSLSYHIGHAITHREFRVYCQPIIHSDTGRCAGVEMLLRWKKKRQGWISPDVFIPLAEQHELIIPLTRYLMSTVTENLQLFPPRPSFYISINVAAEHFKTLNIIDDIRQIWLPAHPMPSLMLELTERTALSAIQYDQIRTLKDMGIMLAIDDFGTGHSSLSYLKNLSPDVLKIDRGFTAAIGTDAVNATVTDTIITLAQRLKLKLVAEGVETEEQADYLRSREVNALQGYYFAKPMPIHVFPLWLQQYESRVRKAEEDPPEA; from the coding sequence ATGTTGATGACCCACCTCGCCGCGTCCCGATATCGTTACTACCGTTGGCTGCTGGCCGGAGCGGTGGGCGCGGCTATTCTGTTGGTATCGCTGTATACCCGTTACTATCAAGAGGTCAAAAGCATCGAGTTGAGCCAACACACGTTGGCCACCCGCACCGTCGGCAAGCTCAACCAGTTGCTGACGCCGGCGCAGCTGCAGGCGGAACGCAGCATGGACATGCTGAACCAGTCCTGCGAGAACGTGTCATCTACCCTGCGCTTTCGCGCCGCGCAAAATCAGGCGCTGCGCGCCATGTTGCTGGTGAAGAACGGCATTATTTACTGCTCCAGCCTGTTTGGCGCCCGTCATTATCAGCTGGCCGCGGTGATGCCCTCCTTCGTCAACAGCGACGCCAGGCTGGCGCTGCGCCCCTCGCTGGCGGTGAGCAAAGGTCTGCCCACGCTGGTGCTGTGGACGCCATCGCCCCGCGATAAAACCAGCGGCGTGCTGCACGTATTCAATATCGAGCTGCTGTCCAACTTTTTACTCGAGCCGCAGGAGCCTTACGTTCAGCGCGTGGTGCTGAACGTGGCCGACAGCAGCCTGGAATACGGCCGCCGCGAAATCCTGAGCCGCGATACCCTGACCAACGATCTGCGCTACACCGCCGGCTCCGCGCTGTATCCGTTCTCGATTTCGCTGTTCGGCCCGCAGATCGGCATGCTGGCGCTTTCCGCCCTGCCGCGCCATATTCCGCTGGCGCTGCTGATCAGCCTGTTGGCCGCCTATGTGGTCTATCTGCTCACCGCCAACCGCATGAGCCTGTCTTATCACATCGGCCATGCCATCACCCATCGCGAGTTCCGCGTCTACTGCCAGCCGATCATCCACAGCGATACCGGGCGCTGCGCCGGCGTCGAGATGCTGCTGCGTTGGAAAAAGAAACGGCAAGGGTGGATCTCGCCCGACGTGTTTATTCCGCTGGCCGAGCAGCATGAGCTGATCATTCCGCTCACCCGCTATCTGATGAGCACCGTGACGGAAAATCTGCAGCTGTTCCCGCCCCGGCCGTCGTTCTACATCAGCATCAACGTCGCCGCCGAGCATTTTAAAACGCTCAATATCATCGACGATATCCGCCAGATCTGGCTGCCGGCGCACCCGATGCCCTCGCTGATGCTGGAGCTGACCGAACGCACCGCGCTGTCGGCAATTCAGTATGACCAGATTCGCACGCTGAAAGACATGGGGATCATGCTGGCCATCGACGATTTCGGCACCGGCCACAGCTCGCTGAGCTACCTGAAGAACCTCAGCCCGGACGTCTTGAAGATCGATCGCGGGTTTACCGCCGCCATCGGCACCGACGCGGTCAACGCCACGGTGACCGACACCATCATTACGCTGGCGCAGCGCCTGAAGCTGAAACTGGTGGCAGAGGGGGTGGAAACGGAGGAACAGGCCGACTATCTGCGCTCACGCGAGGTCAATGCCCTGCAGGGATATTATTTCGCCAAGCCGATGCCGATCCACGTTTTCCCGCTGTGGTTGCAGCAGTACGAATCGCGCGTCAGGAAAGCGGAAGAGGATCCGCCGGAGGCCTGA
- a CDS encoding TerC family protein has product MEFLMDPSIWAGLLTLVVLEIVLGIDNLVFIAILADKLPPKQRDKARIIGLSLALLMRLGLLSVISWMVTLTTPLFSVGDFSFSGRDLILLFGGVFLLFKATMELHERLEGQTHQDGANRGYAKFWAVVVQIVILDAVFSLDAVITAVGMVNDLPVMMAAVVIAMAVMLLASKPLTNFVNAHPTIVVLCLSFLLMIGLSLIAEGFGLHIPKGYLYAAIGFSILIELFNQIARRNFIKHQARRPMRERTAEAIMRLMGQQRAQQTDDAVALPRDETFAAEERYMISGVLTLASRSLRSVMTPRTDISWVDCERSREEVRAQLLDTPHSLFPVCRDSVDEIVGVVRAKDLLVALEQGEDIAEFAARTPPIVVPETMDVIKLLAVLRRAKGRLVVVTNEFGVVQGLVTPLDVLEAIAGEFPDEDETPDIVAEGDGWLVKGGTDLHSLEQALACDDLVSPTADYATLAGLLLAHYGQMPVAGDSIELNHLRFDIVEVSEYRIELVRVTRVVLDETAHA; this is encoded by the coding sequence ATGGAATTTTTAATGGACCCCTCTATTTGGGCGGGGTTGCTGACGCTGGTGGTGCTGGAAATCGTGCTGGGCATCGACAACCTGGTGTTCATCGCCATTTTGGCCGACAAGCTGCCGCCGAAGCAGCGCGATAAGGCGCGCATTATCGGCCTGTCGCTGGCATTGCTGATGCGTTTGGGCCTGCTGTCGGTGATCTCCTGGATGGTAACCCTGACCACGCCGCTGTTCAGCGTCGGCGATTTCAGCTTCTCCGGCCGCGATTTGATCCTGCTGTTCGGCGGGGTGTTCCTGCTGTTCAAGGCCACCATGGAGCTGCATGAACGGCTGGAAGGGCAGACGCATCAAGACGGCGCTAACCGCGGTTACGCCAAGTTCTGGGCGGTGGTGGTGCAAATCGTGATCCTCGACGCGGTATTTTCGCTCGACGCGGTGATTACCGCCGTGGGCATGGTGAACGATCTGCCGGTGATGATGGCGGCGGTGGTGATCGCGATGGCGGTGATGCTGTTGGCGTCGAAGCCGTTGACCAACTTCGTCAACGCGCACCCGACCATCGTGGTGCTGTGCCTGAGCTTCCTGTTGATGATCGGCCTGAGCCTGATCGCCGAAGGCTTCGGTTTGCACATTCCTAAAGGCTACCTGTATGCCGCTATCGGCTTCTCGATCCTGATTGAATTGTTCAACCAGATCGCGCGCCGCAACTTTATCAAGCATCAAGCGCGCCGTCCGATGCGCGAGCGCACCGCGGAAGCGATCATGCGCCTGATGGGGCAGCAGCGTGCGCAGCAGACGGACGATGCGGTCGCCTTGCCGAGGGATGAAACCTTTGCGGCGGAAGAGCGCTATATGATCAGCGGCGTGTTGACGCTGGCCTCGCGTTCATTGCGCAGCGTGATGACGCCGCGCACCGACATTTCCTGGGTCGACTGCGAGCGCTCCCGCGAGGAGGTGCGCGCACAGCTGCTGGATACGCCGCACAGCCTGTTCCCGGTGTGCCGCGATTCGGTGGATGAGATCGTGGGCGTGGTACGCGCCAAGGATCTGCTGGTGGCGCTGGAGCAAGGGGAAGATATCGCCGAGTTCGCCGCCCGCACGCCGCCGATCGTGGTGCCGGAAACCATGGACGTCATCAAGCTGCTGGCGGTGCTGCGCCGCGCCAAAGGGCGGCTGGTGGTGGTCACCAACGAGTTCGGCGTGGTGCAGGGGCTGGTGACGCCGCTGGACGTGCTGGAAGCGATTGCCGGTGAATTCCCGGACGAGGACGAAACGCCGGACATCGTGGCGGAAGGCGACGGCTGGCTGGTGAAGGGCGGAACCGATCTGCACTCGCTGGAACAGGCGCTGGCCTGCGATGACCTGGTCAGCCCCACCGCCGACTATGCCACCCTGGCGGGGCTGCTGTTGGCCCACTACGGGCAGATGCCGGTGGCGGGAGATAGCATTGAGCTGAACCACCTGCGGTTCGATATCGTTGAGGTGTCCGAATACCGTATCGAACTGGTGCGCGTTACCCGCGTCGTCCTGGACGAGACGGCGCACGCGTAA
- the manX gene encoding PTS mannose transporter subunit IIAB: MAIAIIIGTHGAAAEQLLKTAEMLLGEQDNVAFIDFVPGENAETLIVKYNEKISGLDTSGGVLFLVDTWGGSPFNAASRIAVDKENYEVVTGVNIPMLVETFMARDDNPAFDELVALALETGREGVKALKKPQEEPAKPAAPVAKAAAPQAPLGPNDHMKIGLARIDDRLIHGQVATRWTKETNVSRIIVVSDEVAADHVRKTLLTQVAPPGVTAHVVDVAKAIRVWNNPKYANDRVMLLFTNPTDVLRLVEGGVDIQSVNIGGMAFRQGKTQVNNAVSVDEKDIEAFKKLNDRGIELEVRKVSSDSRLKMMDLINKLN; this comes from the coding sequence GTGGCAATAGCTATTATCATCGGCACACACGGGGCTGCAGCGGAACAACTGCTGAAAACGGCGGAGATGCTATTGGGCGAGCAGGACAACGTCGCCTTTATAGACTTCGTTCCCGGTGAGAATGCCGAGACGTTAATCGTCAAGTACAACGAAAAAATCAGTGGGTTGGATACCAGTGGCGGCGTGCTGTTCCTGGTGGATACCTGGGGCGGCAGCCCGTTCAACGCCGCCAGCCGCATTGCGGTCGACAAGGAAAACTATGAGGTCGTCACCGGGGTCAACATTCCGATGCTGGTGGAAACCTTCATGGCGCGGGACGACAACCCCGCCTTCGATGAACTGGTGGCGCTGGCGTTGGAAACCGGCCGCGAAGGCGTGAAAGCGCTGAAAAAACCGCAGGAAGAACCCGCAAAACCCGCAGCACCCGTCGCCAAAGCCGCTGCCCCTCAGGCGCCGCTGGGGCCGAATGACCACATGAAAATCGGCCTGGCGCGCATCGATGACCGCTTGATTCACGGCCAGGTCGCTACCCGCTGGACCAAAGAGACCAACGTCAGCCGCATTATCGTCGTCAGCGATGAAGTCGCCGCCGACCATGTGCGCAAAACCCTGCTGACCCAGGTCGCCCCGCCGGGCGTCACCGCCCACGTGGTGGACGTGGCGAAGGCCATCCGCGTCTGGAACAACCCGAAATACGCCAACGACCGCGTGATGCTGTTGTTTACCAACCCGACCGACGTCTTGCGTCTGGTGGAGGGCGGCGTGGATATTCAATCCGTCAATATCGGCGGCATGGCGTTCCGTCAGGGGAAAACCCAGGTGAACAACGCCGTTTCCGTCGATGAAAAAGATATCGAAGCGTTTAAGAAACTGAACGATCGCGGTATCGAGCTGGAGGTACGCAAGGTCTCGTCCGACAGCCGGCTAAAAATGATGGACCTGATTAACAAACTCAATTAG
- a CDS encoding PTS mannose/fructose/sorbose transporter subunit IIC, translating to MEITTLQIVLIFIVACIAGMGSVLDEFQFHRPLVACTLIGFILGDMKTGIIIGGTLEMIALGWMNIGAAVAPDAALASIISTILVIAGGQSVGAGIALAIPLAAAGQVLTIIVRTLTVAFQHAADSAAERGSLRAITWIHIGALLLQAMRIAIPAVIVAISVGTAGVHALLNSIPEVVTSGLNIAGGMIVVVGYAMVINMMRAGYLMPFFYLGFVTAAFTNFNLVALGVIGVVMAVLYIQLSPKYNKSQVVQAGPANANDLDNELD from the coding sequence ATGGAGATCACCACTCTTCAGATTGTGCTGATATTTATCGTTGCCTGTATCGCCGGGATGGGTTCCGTCCTCGACGAGTTTCAGTTCCACCGTCCGCTGGTCGCCTGTACCCTGATCGGCTTCATTCTCGGCGATATGAAAACCGGCATCATTATCGGCGGTACGCTGGAAATGATCGCCCTGGGCTGGATGAACATCGGTGCGGCAGTCGCGCCGGATGCCGCCCTGGCGTCCATCATCTCGACCATTCTGGTCATCGCCGGCGGGCAAAGCGTCGGCGCCGGTATCGCCCTGGCCATTCCGCTGGCGGCGGCCGGCCAGGTGTTGACCATCATCGTGCGCACCCTCACCGTGGCCTTCCAGCACGCGGCGGACAGCGCGGCGGAGCGCGGCAGCCTGCGGGCCATCACCTGGATCCACATCGGCGCCCTGCTGCTGCAGGCGATGCGTATCGCCATCCCGGCGGTCATCGTCGCCATCTCGGTCGGTACCGCCGGGGTACACGCCCTGCTCAACTCGATCCCGGAAGTGGTCACCAGCGGCCTGAACATCGCCGGCGGCATGATCGTGGTGGTCGGTTACGCGATGGTGATTAACATGATGCGCGCCGGCTACCTGATGCCGTTCTTCTACCTGGGTTTCGTGACCGCCGCCTTCACCAACTTCAACCTGGTGGCGCTCGGCGTCATCGGCGTGGTGATGGCCGTGCTGTATATCCAGCTCAGCCCGAAATACAACAAGTCTCAGGTTGTCCAGGCCGGCCCGGCTAACGCGAACGATCTCGATAACGAACTCGACTAG
- a CDS encoding PTS mannose transporter subunit IID, with protein sequence MVDTTAQKKLTPADIRGVFLRSNLFQGSWNFERMQALGFCFSMVPVIRRLYPENNDDRKQAIKRHLEFFNTHPYVAAPVLGVTMAMEEQRANGAPIDDGAINGIKVGLMGPLAGVGDPIFWGTVRPVFAALGAGIAMSGSLLGPILFFVLFNLVRLLTRYYGVAYGYRKGVDIVNDMGGGFLQKLTEGASILGLFVMGALVNKWTHVNIPLVVSKITDQTGHTNVTTVQTILDQLMPGLVPLLLTFACMWLLRKKVNALWIIIGFFVIGIFGYWIGLLGL encoded by the coding sequence ATGGTTGATACAACTGCTCAAAAGAAACTCACGCCGGCCGATATTCGCGGCGTATTCCTGCGCTCGAACCTGTTCCAGGGTTCGTGGAACTTCGAACGCATGCAGGCGCTGGGTTTTTGCTTCTCGATGGTACCGGTGATCCGTCGCCTGTATCCGGAAAACAATGACGATCGCAAACAGGCGATCAAGCGCCACCTCGAGTTCTTCAACACCCACCCTTACGTGGCGGCGCCGGTGCTCGGCGTAACCATGGCGATGGAAGAGCAACGCGCGAACGGCGCGCCGATCGACGACGGCGCGATCAACGGCATCAAGGTCGGCCTGATGGGGCCGTTGGCCGGTGTCGGTGACCCGATTTTCTGGGGCACCGTGCGGCCGGTATTCGCCGCGCTCGGCGCGGGCATCGCCATGAGCGGCAGCCTGCTCGGGCCAATCCTGTTCTTCGTGCTGTTCAACCTGGTGCGCCTGCTGACCCGCTACTACGGCGTGGCCTACGGTTACCGTAAAGGGGTGGATATCGTCAACGACATGGGCGGCGGCTTCTTGCAGAAACTGACGGAAGGGGCGTCCATTCTCGGCCTGTTTGTCATGGGGGCGCTGGTCAACAAGTGGACGCACGTGAATATCCCGCTGGTGGTGTCCAAGATCACCGACCAGACCGGGCATACCAACGTGACCACGGTGCAGACCATCCTCGACCAATTGATGCCGGGCCTGGTGCCGTTGCTGCTGACCTTCGCCTGTATGTGGCTGCTGCGCAAGAAAGTCAACGCGCTGTGGATAATCATCGGCTTCTTCGTCATCGGTATCTTTGGCTATTGGATTGGCCTGCTGGGCCTGTAA